A region from the Aegilops tauschii subsp. strangulata cultivar AL8/78 chromosome 5, Aet v6.0, whole genome shotgun sequence genome encodes:
- the LOC109763504 gene encoding uncharacterized protein, whose amino-acid sequence MRKPVECPATKCSGGAALGNSNVAAAAAKLRKGLWSPEEDERLVAYMLRSGQGSWSDVARNAGLQRCGKSCRLRWINYLRPDLKRGAFSPQEEDLIVNLHAILGNRWSQIAARLPGRTDNEIKNFWNSTIKKRLKMNSAASSPATTECASPPEPKLDGGSASCLDLTSLEDGSHHGMKSMWRMDSSSSSSSSSSIQQQSRPSTMAPAANRGYGGLLLPLPDQFCGIAPSTHTSVPPFFHDHSSFKQVSPLRTGGYYPHGMAMEGGGGCFMGEEAVGTGGEHSVLFNVPPLLEPMAVALQDQTLMASTGNGDNNHRNTNSTAEGTTLSSKNGCNINDDNNSKNNINSVVSYWEQHGHQQHMSRNVVMGEWDLEELMKDVSCLPFLDFQVE is encoded by the exons ATGAGGAAGCCCGTGGAGTGCCCGGCGACGAAGTGCAGCGGTGGGGCGGCGCTAGGAAACAGCAATGTGGCTGCagcggcggcgaagctgcggaAGGGGCtgtggtcgccggaggaggacgaGAGGCTGGTGGCGTACATGCTGCGGAGCGGGCAGGGGTCGTGGAGCGACGTGGCACGCAACGCCGGCCTGCAGCGGTGCGGCAAGAGCTGCCGCCTCCGGTGGATCAACTACCTCCGTCCGGACCTCAAGCGCGGCGCCTTCTCGCCACAGGAGGAAGACCTCATCGTCAACCTCCATGCCATCCTCGGCAACAG ATGGTCTCAGATCGCAGCCAGGTTACCGGGGCGCACCGACAACGAGATCaagaacttctggaactccacTATCAAGAAGCGGCTAAAGATGAACTCGGCGGCTTCGTCTCCGGCGACCACGGAATGTGCGTCACCGCCCGAGCCCAAGCTCGACGGCGGCAGTGCCAGCTGCCTCGACCTCACCAGCCTAGAAGATGGGAGCCACCACGGAATGAAGAGCATGTGGCGGATGgactcatcctcctcctcctcttcttcatcatccatACAGCAGCAGAGCCGACCGTCAACAATGGCTCCGGCGGCAAACAGGGGCTATGGGGGCCTCCTCCTGCCCCTCCCGGACCAATTCTGCGGCATCGCACCTTCTACCCACACGTCGGTGCCGCCGTTCTTCCACGACCATTCATCGTTTAAGCAGGTTTCTCCCTTGCGGACTGGTGGCTACTACCCCCACGGAATGGCAATGGAAGGAGGAGGCGGCTGCTTCATGGGAGAAGAAGCTGTAGGCACAGGAGGCGAACATAGTGTCCTCTTCAACGTGCCCCCTCTACTAGAGCCCATGGCAGTAGCATTGCAAGACCAAACCTTAATGGCATCAACTGGTAACGGCGACAACAACCATAGAAACACTAACAGTACTGCTGAGGGCACCACACTGAGCAGCAAAAATGGCTGCAACATCAATGACGACAACAACAGCAAGAACAACATCAACAGTGTGGTCTCGTACTGGGAGCAGCATGGCCACCAGCAGCACATGAGCAGGAACGTAGTCATGGGGGAGTGGGACTTGGAGGAGCTGATGAAAGACGTGTCATGCTTGCCTTTCCTTGATTTCCAAGTTGAGTGA